Proteins encoded within one genomic window of Panicum virgatum strain AP13 chromosome 1N, P.virgatum_v5, whole genome shotgun sequence:
- the LOC120656404 gene encoding uncharacterized protein LOC120656404: MACSTSLCFSSTIPSPASCSSGSSRLLSIRQVSSAPSLFRSTIQYKQRGHTLHRRSHMLAFASADAPQGKRSSGENVVMVDPLEAKRLAAKQMQEIRAKEKLKKQRQAEAINGALAMIGLTVGLVVEGRTGKGILGQLAGYLAAISSLFEQ; encoded by the exons ATGGCGTGCTCCACCAGCCTCTGCTTCTCGTCGACGATTCCGTCTCCAGCCTCTTGCTCTTCCGGCTCCTCCCGCCTTCTCTCGATCCGGCAAGTGTCCTCTGCCCCGTCCTTGTTCAG ATCGACAATTCAATACAAGCAACGGGGGCATACATTACACCGGAGAAGCCACATGCTGGCCTTTGCTAGTGCAGAT GCACCACAAGGCAAAAGAAGCTCAGGTGAAAATGTTGTGATGGTTGATCCACTGGAAGCTAAGCGTCTAGCTGCTAAACAGATGCAAGAAATCAGGGCCAAAGAAAAGCTGAAG AAGCAACGTCAAGCAGAAGCGATTAATGGTGCATTGGCAATGATAGGACTGACTGTTGGATTAGTAGTGGAAGGTCGGACAGGAAAGGGTATCTTGGGGCAG CTGGCTGGATATTTGGCGGCTATTTCTAGTTTATTTGAGCAATAG
- the LOC120656403 gene encoding protein TAB2 homolog, chloroplastic-like — protein MTTATAIVAGHGLALRRSLPLPNSPGRPTSVSLSARPLPHGRQRVIVPACPSPRPCRCRSISSESSTAASAAADTAEEEEDPEKSVDEEAEEEEEVDPKAEVCYLDPDADPAAIREWELDFCSRPILDARGKKVWELVVCDATLSLQFTRYFPNNAINSVTLRDALAAVPEALGVPVPDRVRFFRSQMQTIITRACGELGVKAVPSRRCVSLLLWLEERYEAVYSRHPGFQAGTRPLLALDNPFPTTLPENLVGDKWAFVQLPFSAVRDEVESLERRYAFGAGLDLELLGFELEDSTLVPGVAVESSRAKPLAAWMNGLEICAMEADTGRGSLILSAGVSTRYIYSGYQKTPAVTQEAEAWEAAKKACGGLHFLAIQENLNSDGCVGFWLLLDLPPPPV, from the exons ATGACGACCGCCACCGCCAtcgtcgccggccatggcctcgCTCTGCGCCGGAGCCTCCCGCTCCCTAACTCTCCAGGGCGACCCACCTCGGTCTCCCTCTCCGCGCGGCCCCTCCCACACGGTCGCCAACGCGTGATTGTTCCGGCCTGCCCGTCGCCGCGGCCGTGCCGGTGCCGGTCCATCTCCTCCGagagctccaccgccgcctccgcggcggccgACACCGCCGAAGAAGAGGAGGACCCCGAGAAGTCCGTcgacgaggaggcggaggaggaggaggaggtggacccGAAGGCGGAGGTGTGCTACCTGGACCCCGACGCGGACCCGGCGGCGATCCGGGAGTGGGAGCTGGACTTCTGCTCGCGGCCCATCCTGGACGCGCGCGGCAAGAAGGTGTGGGAGCTCGTGGTCTGCGACGCCACGCTGTCGCTCCAGTTCACCCGCTACTTCCCCAACAACGCCATCAACAGCGTCACGCTCCGCGACGCGCTGGCCGCCGTGCCAGAGGCGCTGGGCGTGCCGGTGCCCGACCGCGTGCGCTTCTTCCGGTCGCAGATGCAGACCATCATCACCCGCGcctgcggcgagctcggcgtgaAGGCCGTGCCGAGCCGGCGGTGCGTGtcgctgctgctgtggctggagGAGCGGTACGAGGCCGTGTACAGCCGCCACCCGGGGTTCCAGGCCGGCACCAGGCCGCTGCTCGCGCTCGACAACCCGTTCCCCACCACGCTACCCGAGAACCTCGTCGGCGACAAGTGGGCGTTCGTGCAGCTGCCCTTCTCCG CTGTAAGAGATGAGGTGGAATCCCTGGAGAGGAGGTACGCTTTCGGCGCGGGGCTCGATTTGGAGCTGCTGGGGTTCGAGCTCGAGGACAGCACGCTGGTCCCTGGAGTCGCCGTGGAATCATCTCGCGCCAAGCCTCTAGCTG CGTGGATGAACGGTCTGGAGATCTGCGCGATGGAGGCGGACACGGGCAGGGGGAGCCTGATCCTGTCGGCGGGGGTGTCGACGCGGTACATCTACTCCGGGTACCAGAAGACCCCCGCGGTGACGCAGGAGGCGGAGGCCTGGGAGGCGGCCAAGAAGGCCTGCGGCGGCCTCCACTTCCTGGCCATCCAGGAGAACCTCAACTCCGACGGCTGCGTCGGGTTCTGGCTCCTCCTCGACCTGCCCCCGCCGCCTGTATGA